From Alienimonas californiensis, a single genomic window includes:
- a CDS encoding carbon starvation CstA family protein: MSVLVVLLGSAAGLGLAYVVLGRWLSHVFGVDANAVVPSIAKEDGQDFVPTRRWVVFAHHFTSIAGTGPIVGPAVAVFWGWLPALVWVLVGSVLVGAVHDFGSLVVSLKNGGATVGEAAGRLISPRARWLFLSVLWLALTVVLGVFGLVIASVFGLYPESVLPVWAAMPLAILLGRSLKSGGSLTVPVVGGLAILLGCVWLGATYLPVDLAEILPAMGLDSWNPVVVWTVLLLAYCYAASVMPVGLLLQPRDLLNSGLLFLTMAALVVGAGVAGVTGDASLDSAPMIVTAEARPFDAPAILPFLFVTVACGACSGFHCLVASGTSSKQVKSELDARPVGYGAMLCEAFLAVLVILACTAGLGMNAVGPTGEAFASGRAAWEATYVPGGSWASFRLPQMIGAFVAGGANFLQEIGIPAWFGVGLIATTVAGFAATTLDSATRLQRYVVQELAGGLAEKAPIFSVFTGRHPATLIAVLAGGAIALIRAPGLGYGTGGLILWPLFGATNQLLAGLAFLVIAFYLHRRRKPVLWLVPAALLMVAVPAWAMAVQVFAPETGWIAQENWLLTAMGVAVLLLEGWVLIEAVRMWPRVPRAEVAPSATAA; encoded by the coding sequence ATGTCCGTCCTCGTGGTGCTGTTGGGGTCCGCGGCGGGCTTGGGGCTGGCGTACGTCGTGCTGGGGCGCTGGCTGAGCCACGTGTTCGGCGTGGACGCCAACGCCGTGGTGCCCAGCATCGCCAAGGAGGACGGGCAGGACTTCGTGCCGACCCGCCGCTGGGTCGTGTTCGCCCACCACTTCACCAGCATCGCCGGCACCGGGCCGATCGTGGGGCCGGCGGTGGCGGTGTTCTGGGGCTGGCTGCCGGCGCTGGTCTGGGTGCTGGTGGGCAGCGTGCTGGTCGGGGCGGTGCACGACTTCGGCAGTCTGGTGGTCAGCTTGAAGAACGGCGGGGCCACGGTGGGCGAGGCGGCCGGTCGGCTGATCTCCCCGCGGGCGCGGTGGCTGTTCCTGTCGGTGCTCTGGCTGGCCCTGACCGTCGTGCTGGGCGTGTTCGGCCTGGTGATCGCCAGCGTGTTCGGTCTGTACCCGGAAAGCGTGCTGCCGGTGTGGGCGGCGATGCCGCTGGCGATCCTGCTGGGACGCTCCCTGAAAAGCGGCGGGAGCCTGACCGTGCCGGTCGTCGGCGGATTGGCGATCCTGCTGGGCTGCGTCTGGCTGGGGGCGACCTATCTCCCGGTGGACCTCGCCGAGATCCTGCCGGCGATGGGGCTGGACTCCTGGAACCCGGTGGTCGTCTGGACCGTGCTGTTGCTGGCGTACTGCTACGCGGCGAGCGTGATGCCGGTGGGTCTGCTGCTCCAACCGCGCGACCTGCTCAACAGCGGCCTGCTGTTCCTGACGATGGCGGCGCTGGTCGTCGGCGCCGGGGTTGCGGGCGTCACGGGCGACGCCAGCCTGGACAGCGCCCCGATGATCGTCACCGCGGAGGCCCGCCCGTTCGACGCCCCCGCAATCCTGCCGTTCCTGTTCGTCACCGTCGCCTGCGGGGCGTGCAGCGGGTTCCACTGCCTCGTGGCGAGCGGGACCAGCAGCAAGCAGGTGAAGAGCGAACTGGACGCCCGCCCGGTCGGCTACGGGGCAATGCTGTGCGAGGCGTTCCTGGCGGTGCTGGTGATCCTGGCCTGCACCGCGGGGCTGGGGATGAACGCGGTCGGGCCGACGGGCGAGGCGTTCGCCTCCGGCCGGGCGGCGTGGGAAGCCACCTACGTGCCCGGCGGGAGCTGGGCGAGCTTCCGGCTGCCCCAGATGATCGGGGCGTTCGTCGCCGGCGGGGCGAACTTTTTACAGGAGATCGGCATCCCGGCCTGGTTCGGGGTGGGCCTGATCGCCACCACCGTCGCCGGCTTCGCGGCCACCACGCTGGACAGCGCCACCCGCTTGCAGCGCTACGTCGTGCAGGAACTGGCCGGCGGACTGGCGGAGAAGGCCCCGATCTTCAGCGTCTTCACCGGCCGTCACCCGGCGACGCTGATCGCGGTGCTGGCCGGCGGGGCCATCGCCCTGATCCGGGCGCCGGGTCTGGGCTACGGCACCGGCGGCCTGATCCTGTGGCCGCTGTTCGGGGCGACGAACCAACTGCTGGCCGGGCTGGCGTTCCTGGTGATCGCCTTCTACCTGCACCGTCGCCGCAAGCCGGTGCTGTGGCTCGTGCCCGCGGCGCTGCTGATGGTCGCGGTGCCGGCCTGGGCGATGGCGGTGCAGGTCTTCGCCCCGGAGACCGGCTGGATCGCTCAGGAAAACTGGCTGCTGACCGCGATGGGCGTGGCCGTGTTGCTGCTGGAAGGCTGGGTGCTGATCGAAGCCGTGCGGATGTGGCCGCGCGTCCCCCGGGCCGAAGTGGCCCCCAGCGCCACCGCCGCCTGA
- a CDS encoding type II secretion system F family protein, with product MLFGLFAPGMFFALMLVSLAAAWALARRTRRLRAAALMGELAVAAKRELPMAEEFEGLGETLLRGDRERVRRAAAALDGGADLRTALRAGTLIPAASEPALAAGEASGTLPKALADEAARLARQAGGSAGAFWNVGFYLLATLFAVQAVLGFLMYYIVPKFKKIFEDFGLPIDGFPGYRGGGWLAVPWSGSLIEFSAVGVTYGLLPLAALQLAAFALPLVLVVRQKGLRLPGGRLSRRWFGSQGAHASRVTRALANAAEVGRPFPPVLTAYAAAANSRGPALAKLARRVEGGADVWPALRDARLLTAGEARLAATGTAAGNLPTVLRLIADRRDAVEERRRGRWLALLQPAAVLLIGALVCWVALAFFTPLIRLLYDLG from the coding sequence ATGCTGTTCGGACTGTTCGCCCCGGGGATGTTCTTCGCCCTGATGCTCGTCTCCCTGGCGGCGGCGTGGGCGCTGGCGCGCCGCACCCGGCGGCTGCGGGCCGCGGCGCTGATGGGCGAACTGGCCGTGGCCGCCAAGCGGGAACTGCCGATGGCGGAGGAGTTCGAGGGACTGGGCGAGACCCTGCTGCGGGGCGACCGGGAGCGGGTCCGCCGGGCGGCGGCGGCGCTGGACGGCGGCGCCGACCTGCGGACGGCGTTGCGGGCCGGGACGCTGATCCCCGCCGCCAGCGAACCGGCGCTCGCCGCCGGCGAGGCGAGCGGCACGCTGCCCAAAGCCCTCGCCGACGAGGCCGCCCGCCTCGCCCGGCAGGCCGGCGGCTCCGCGGGGGCGTTCTGGAACGTCGGCTTCTACCTGCTCGCCACGCTGTTCGCCGTGCAGGCGGTGCTGGGGTTCCTGATGTATTACATCGTGCCCAAGTTCAAAAAAATCTTTGAGGACTTCGGGCTCCCCATCGACGGCTTTCCGGGCTATCGCGGGGGGGGTTGGCTGGCTGTGCCGTGGTCCGGTTCGCTGATCGAATTCAGCGCCGTCGGGGTGACGTACGGGCTGCTGCCGTTGGCGGCGCTCCAACTGGCGGCGTTCGCCCTGCCGCTGGTTCTCGTGGTGAGACAGAAGGGCCTGCGGTTGCCGGGGGGGCGGTTGTCGCGGCGGTGGTTCGGCTCCCAGGGGGCGCATGCCTCCCGCGTGACGCGGGCGCTGGCGAACGCGGCGGAGGTCGGCCGGCCGTTCCCGCCGGTGTTGACGGCGTACGCCGCCGCCGCGAACAGTCGGGGGCCGGCCCTCGCCAAGCTGGCCCGGCGGGTGGAGGGCGGGGCGGACGTCTGGCCGGCGCTGCGGGACGCCCGGCTGCTGACCGCCGGGGAGGCCCGCCTCGCCGCGACCGGCACAGCCGCGGGCAACCTGCCGACCGTGCTGCGGTTGATCGCCGATCGCCGCGACGCCGTCGAGGAACGCCGCCGCGGCCGCTGGCTGGCGCTGCTCCAACCGGCCGCCGTCCTGCTGATCGGGGCGCTGGTTTGCTGGGTCGCCCTGGCCTTCTTCACCCCGCTGATTCGCCTCCTGTACGACCTCGGATAG
- the csrA gene encoding carbon storage regulator CsrA, whose translation MLVLSRQKEQTIVIGDNIRITIVEVKGDKVRLGIDAPRDVTVHREEVFLALAAGEPARRAA comes from the coding sequence ATGTTGGTTTTAAGCCGTCAGAAGGAACAGACGATCGTCATCGGGGACAACATCCGGATCACGATCGTGGAAGTGAAAGGCGACAAAGTTCGCCTGGGCATCGACGCCCCGCGGGACGTGACGGTGCACCGGGAAGAGGTGTTCCTCGCCCTGGCCGCCGGCGAACCCGCCCGCCGGGCCGCCTGA
- a CDS encoding DUF1559 domain-containing protein, with amino-acid sequence MVIAIIAILISLLLPAVQQSRETARRAACANNLMQLALALQNYEVSAGHFPPGTIAAEGPIRTLPTVEDYRALEPMPYHMNWLTQILPQLDERPLYAHLDFGRSVYAEANDDARQARPAGIACPSSPSRWAGSDYAGCIGGEDEPIDVDNGGVLFLNSAITYSEITDGAHHTLLIGEGEGAAAGLGTLSWASGTAATLAQAGVAPNSNPEWIDEVATVNADENAVDAEAAAEATALEVRGFSSSHIGGVQAALCDGAVRFFAETIDAQTWSRLGDRDDGELLPPGY; translated from the coding sequence GTGGTCATCGCGATTATCGCGATTTTAATTTCGCTGCTCCTGCCGGCGGTTCAGCAAAGCCGGGAGACGGCACGGCGGGCGGCCTGTGCCAACAATCTCATGCAGTTGGCGCTGGCCCTGCAGAACTACGAGGTCTCCGCGGGGCATTTCCCGCCGGGGACGATCGCGGCGGAGGGGCCGATCCGCACGCTGCCCACGGTGGAGGATTACCGGGCGCTGGAGCCCATGCCCTACCACATGAATTGGCTCACCCAGATCCTGCCGCAGTTGGACGAACGCCCGCTGTACGCCCACCTGGACTTCGGCCGCAGCGTCTACGCCGAGGCGAACGACGACGCCCGCCAGGCCCGGCCGGCGGGAATCGCCTGCCCGTCGTCGCCCAGCCGTTGGGCGGGCAGCGATTACGCGGGGTGCATCGGCGGGGAGGACGAACCGATCGACGTCGACAACGGCGGGGTCCTGTTCCTGAACAGCGCGATCACGTACTCGGAGATCACCGACGGCGCCCACCATACGCTGCTGATCGGTGAGGGCGAGGGAGCCGCAGCGGGGTTGGGGACGCTGAGTTGGGCGAGCGGCACGGCGGCCACGCTGGCCCAAGCCGGCGTCGCGCCGAACTCGAACCCCGAATGGATCGACGAAGTCGCCACGGTGAACGCCGACGAGAACGCCGTGGATGCGGAAGCCGCCGCGGAGGCCACGGCGTTGGAGGTCCGCGGGTTCTCCTCCTCCCACATCGGCGGCGTGCAGGCGGCGCTGTGCGACGGGGCGGTGCGGTTCTTCGCCGAAACGATCGACGCCCAAACCTGGAGCCGCCTGGGCGACCGCGACGACGGCGAACTGCTGCCGCCGGGGTACTGA
- a CDS encoding flagellin N-terminal helical domain-containing protein, which yields MTRINTNVASLRGQRSMAKSDKMLASAMTRLSTGVKINNGKDDPSGLIAGETLGSQISTIEKSISNSNRANNVLTTADGALGEIGGLLNQVRGLVQEGLNDGALSQEERDANQLQIDNALTAINRISSNTSFAGDKLLDGSKAFTTTISSADNAKLSSYSINQALLGSASKLDLDATIDSAAEQASLVYSGGDFTSAATLEIGGRNGTEVVQLGDSASMEDVTTAVNALTDATGVSARVLDGTVASGNQVIAVNSQDVEFALTEAGRKLVDGGGLSIEIVAPSADTTESIELIDNEDGTFTAKMTLGYGSGAITSDIDAIVTAFDGLTNSDGDTLFDVAAAADAVGATLGTALAETDLDKGALRIDDVRGPNNRGGVSLAFTATGTSQALGISVSGDDITIQLATDANDVVTSTLEDIKDLLDSSGLTLSDGTSIAEALNIEIDGDKDLLANGLSASELDTTNGTSLVLESEAYGSDEFVSVNVLNGTFGTTGIGDFSTELRRDSGEDIVASINGQKAVGRGLTASINTANLTASVTFDSASNSKDESVAIDVTGGGAVFQIGQDVTISGQVGIGIDAVNTARLGGTAGKLFELTSGGGKSLSDVASGNASGADLVNILDGAINEVSSLRGRIGAVQKNVIDTNINTLGVALENISEARSQIMDTDFAVESANLQKAQILGQAATSVLSIANQSPQRALSLLG from the coding sequence ATGACCCGTATCAATACCAACGTCGCTTCGCTGCGCGGCCAACGCTCGATGGCGAAGAGCGACAAAATGCTGGCGTCCGCGATGACGCGGTTGTCGACCGGCGTCAAAATCAACAACGGCAAGGACGATCCTTCCGGCCTGATCGCCGGCGAGACGCTGGGGTCGCAGATTTCGACGATCGAGAAGTCGATCTCGAACTCCAACCGGGCCAACAACGTTCTCACCACCGCCGACGGCGCGCTGGGCGAGATCGGCGGCCTGCTCAACCAGGTCCGCGGCCTGGTTCAGGAAGGCCTGAACGACGGCGCCCTCTCCCAGGAAGAGCGCGACGCCAACCAGCTGCAGATCGACAACGCCCTCACGGCGATCAACCGGATCTCGTCCAACACGAGCTTCGCCGGCGACAAACTGCTGGACGGGTCGAAGGCCTTCACGACCACCATCAGCTCCGCCGACAACGCGAAGCTCAGCAGCTACTCCATCAACCAGGCGTTGCTGGGCAGCGCCTCCAAGCTCGACCTCGACGCGACCATCGACAGCGCCGCCGAGCAGGCGTCGCTGGTGTACTCCGGCGGGGACTTCACCTCCGCCGCCACGCTGGAGATCGGCGGCCGCAACGGCACCGAGGTGGTGCAGTTGGGCGACAGCGCCTCCATGGAGGACGTCACCACCGCCGTCAACGCCCTCACCGACGCCACCGGCGTGTCCGCCCGCGTCCTGGACGGCACGGTCGCGTCCGGCAACCAGGTCATCGCCGTCAATAGCCAGGACGTCGAGTTCGCGCTGACCGAAGCCGGCCGCAAGCTGGTCGACGGCGGCGGCCTGTCGATCGAGATCGTGGCCCCCTCCGCGGATACCACGGAGTCCATCGAGCTGATCGACAACGAGGACGGCACCTTCACCGCCAAGATGACGCTGGGCTACGGCTCCGGCGCCATCACCTCGGACATCGACGCCATCGTCACCGCCTTCGACGGTCTGACCAACAGCGACGGCGACACCCTGTTCGACGTCGCCGCCGCCGCCGACGCCGTCGGCGCCACCCTGGGCACCGCCCTGGCCGAGACCGATCTCGATAAGGGTGCCCTCCGGATCGACGACGTCCGCGGCCCGAACAACCGGGGCGGCGTCTCCCTCGCGTTCACCGCCACCGGCACCAGCCAGGCGCTGGGGATCTCCGTCAGCGGCGACGACATCACGATCCAGCTCGCCACCGACGCCAACGACGTCGTCACCAGCACGCTGGAGGACATCAAGGACCTGCTGGACTCCAGCGGCCTGACCCTCTCCGACGGCACCAGCATCGCCGAAGCCCTCAACATTGAGATCGACGGCGACAAGGACCTCCTCGCCAACGGGCTGAGCGCCTCCGAGCTGGACACGACGAACGGCACCTCGCTGGTGCTGGAAAGCGAAGCCTACGGCTCCGACGAGTTCGTCTCCGTCAACGTGCTGAACGGCACCTTCGGGACGACCGGCATCGGCGACTTCTCCACGGAGCTGCGGCGGGACAGCGGCGAGGACATCGTCGCCTCCATCAACGGCCAGAAGGCCGTCGGCCGCGGCCTGACCGCGTCGATCAACACCGCGAATCTGACCGCCTCGGTCACCTTCGACTCCGCCAGCAACTCCAAGGACGAGAGCGTCGCGATCGACGTGACCGGCGGCGGCGCCGTGTTCCAGATCGGCCAGGACGTGACCATCTCCGGTCAGGTCGGCATCGGCATCGACGCCGTCAACACCGCCCGCCTGGGCGGCACCGCCGGCAAGCTGTTCGAACTGACCAGCGGCGGCGGGAAGAGCCTGTCCGACGTCGCCAGCGGCAACGCCAGCGGCGCCGACCTCGTCAATATCCTCGACGGGGCCATCAACGAGGTCTCCAGCCTCCGCGGTCGGATCGGCGCTGTTCAGAAGAACGTGATCGACACCAACATCAACACGTTGGGCGTCGCCCTGGAGAACATCTCCGAGGCCCGCAGCCAGATCATGGATACCGACTTCGCCGTCGAATCGGCCAACCTGCAGAAGGCTCAGATCCTCGGCCAGGCCGCCACCTCGGTCCTCTCCATCGCCAACCAGAGCCCGCAGCGGGCCCTGTCGCTGCTCGGCTAA
- a CDS encoding PulJ/GspJ family protein, translated as MTPVSSPRPSPCRLRRRAGYTLIELLVVITGTTALISLGATTIVTVRRVTVTAQTAAESGAALSRLHRTLREDAADARSATADDAGLTFTADDGAAIRYEADGPAVRRTVTGPRTGRDRFPVGGAGFEWSAENRPGGVRVAVGYDAAGGADERADGAAVELAAWLPTGPDSMGADTTGEGTE; from the coding sequence ATGACGCCTGTTTCCTCCCCTCGCCCGTCCCCCTGCAGGCTCCGCCGCCGGGCCGGGTACACGCTGATCGAGCTGTTGGTGGTGATCACCGGGACGACGGCGCTGATCTCGCTGGGGGCGACGACGATCGTCACGGTGCGGCGGGTGACGGTCACCGCCCAGACCGCCGCGGAATCGGGGGCGGCGCTGTCCCGGCTGCACCGCACGCTGCGGGAGGACGCCGCCGACGCCCGCTCCGCGACCGCCGACGACGCCGGCCTGACCTTCACAGCCGACGACGGGGCCGCGATCCGCTACGAGGCGGACGGCCCCGCCGTCCGCCGCACCGTGACCGGCCCGCGGACCGGGCGGGATCGGTTCCCCGTCGGCGGGGCCGGGTTCGAATGGTCCGCGGAGAACCGGCCGGGGGGCGTGCGGGTCGCCGTCGGCTACGACGCCGCAGGCGGGGCCGATGAACGGGCGGACGGAGCCGCGGTGGAACTCGCCGCCTGGCTGCCCACCGGCCCTGACTCGATGGGCGCCGACACGACGGGGGAGGGCACGGAATGA